Part of the Syntrophales bacterium genome, CTAATTGGATACGCTACGACCTAAGGGGACCAAAAACGGCGCCAACGCTACCCAAAAAGTATGCCAGAAATGTGGTATACTTTTTTAAGCATGCTACGGAATTAGGTAGCCGGATTTGGATGCCATCTAAAAACAGTAAGATCTGTCTTACACTGCAGTATTTTCAAATCATATCCTTAAAATAAAGGAACGAGCCTTTAACTGACCACGGACTAGGCATCCACGAGTGTCAATTAAAAGCTCATCCAACAACCAATATGATAGTATCATTAACGCTGGAAAAAATCAATATTCAAAACAATGATTATCGCTGCACTTTCAGCGCTGAAACGCTGGAAAAACTTTCGTCAGGCGGATTAAAGCGCAGACGAACAATTACCTACAAACTGTATATAAACAACCGCGAACTTCAACTTGAATGTCCGATGCTAAAACACCCCCAACATAAAAACATCGTACTATGGCCTGCCAGCAAACTTCCCTACCGAAAACACCCGGTATACGTCTATCTCTATGCAGTGGCTCTCTACCTTTCCAGCAATATGAGTATGCGCAGTGTGGCTGCAAAAGCAAGGAAACACTTTGGCCTCGCCAGCTTCAGCCATTCAACTCTATGCAGGACTTTGCAAAAGCTTAAAGAAATCATTCCAGAGCTCTTCCTAATAACTGAAAGTAATCCCTTAGAGGAAGCCCCGTCCTGCACACTCGTCTTAAGAAATAACTGGGACCTTGTCCGACAGGAGCAATACCGTCTACTCCTTTACATCCTCTCTCCCGTGCTGAACAAACCACAGACCATTAACTACAGCAGTCTCTTAAACTACCGCTATTACAATAGGACGGTGAAATTTTTGCTTTAAATCCACTAAATATTCAAAAACCCATATAGCCTTGCACCAACATCAGGGATAGGATTGATAATGGAGGTGATATGGGATGCAAACAATCAAATATCCCGTAAAAGAAGTAGACATAAGCGCAATACCCAAAAACCGGACGCTGTCCTTAAGCATAACCCAGACCCAAAAGGCGTTATGCGAACAAAGTATCAGACAGTATGGCCTTTTGACGCCCATTGTGCTCATGGAAAATCCGTCAGGCGAACTGTTTACCCTTGCAGGCGAAAACGAGCTGGAGATTTTAAAGGAGATGAAGGTTGCCAAGGCGGACGTATTTGTTACAAAGCTCCAAAACCGCAAAGACACCTGCAAGGTAATCCTACTTTTATCCTCATTGCAAAAAGGGCTTAACCCCCTCTCGGAAGGCCTGGTCCTGCGTGAACTGATGAAAAGCGGCGTCCATACCCAGCAGGAACTGGCGGCAAGCCTGCTGAAATCTAAATCATGGGTAAGCAAGCGCCTATCCCTGGCGGAGGAGCTCAGTGAAAACGTAGCGGAGATGGTATTAGCCAAACAGCTGTGTTCCGCCAGTGCCCAGGAGATAGCACGGCTCCCCCAAGCGCTGCAGCATCAATTTGCTATGGAAGTATACTCAAAAAGTCTCCCCAAATCCACGGTTGAACGGCTGGTAACAGCATATAACGGTAAAACCACACCAAAAGCATTGAAAAAGGCAATCATCAGCAATCCGGCCCTGGCCGCTGAGACTGTAAACCCGCTAAAACTTAAGCAGTGTACTAAGGCGAAAGAAGAGATTTCTTCCAGGTTTGACGCGTCGATACGACTGCTGCTCAGGCTGGTAGCTGAAACAGAGGCCTGTCTTTCCAGCATGACAAAAGAAGAGGTCAAGAAATACGAGCGTCTTTTACCCGTAGTCAACCGTTCAATGGGACGTTTTATCAAACTGGCGGAGTATCTGGTTTCCCCGGGGAAAGATAAGGGAGGTGTTGAAGGTGACCATTGATACTGACACCTACAAAATGATCCGCAGGCTGCATGCCGTCGAAGGACTCAGCCAAAGACATATTGCCAAAATGCTTAA contains:
- a CDS encoding ParB/RepB/Spo0J family partition protein, giving the protein MQTIKYPVKEVDISAIPKNRTLSLSITQTQKALCEQSIRQYGLLTPIVLMENPSGELFTLAGENELEILKEMKVAKADVFVTKLQNRKDTCKVILLLSSLQKGLNPLSEGLVLRELMKSGVHTQQELAASLLKSKSWVSKRLSLAEELSENVAEMVLAKQLCSASAQEIARLPQALQHQFAMEVYSKSLPKSTVERLVTAYNGKTTPKALKKAIISNPALAAETVNPLKLKQCTKAKEEISSRFDASIRLLLRLVAETEACLSSMTKEEVKKYERLLPVVNRSMGRFIKLAEYLVSPGKDKGGVEGDH